A stretch of the Phoenix dactylifera cultivar Barhee BC4 unplaced genomic scaffold, palm_55x_up_171113_PBpolish2nd_filt_p 000184F, whole genome shotgun sequence genome encodes the following:
- the LOC103711311 gene encoding protein BZR1 homolog 1, with product MTSGGGRLPTWRERENNKRRERRRRAIAAKIFSGLRTLGNYKLPKHCDNNEVLKALCSEAGWVVEDDGTTYRKGCKPLPSPPEAAAGGQSTNISPCSSSHHLSPPSSSFPSPVPSYHASPSSSSFPSPTRIENSNPGVNPSYLLPFLRNLSTLPPLRISNSAPVTPPLSSPTASRPPKIRKPDWDYAAFRHPLFAASAPASPTRGRHHGHPATIPECDESDASTVDSGRWVSFQMTAPASPTFNLVNPVAQMPETVVGPGGGGMSDRGRGGVEFEFGNGRVKPWVGERIHEVGVEDLELTLGVGSSGSK from the exons atgaCGTCGGGAGGGGGGAGGTTGCCGAcgtggagggagagggagaacaaCAAGAGGAgggagcggcggcggcgggcgaTCGCGGCGAAGATATTCTCGGGGCTGCGGACGCTCGGGAACTACAAACTCCCCAAGCACTGCGACAACAACGAGGTCCTCAAGGCCCTCTGCTCCGAGGCCGGCTGGGTCGTGGAGGACGACGGCACCACCTACCGAAAG GGATGCAAACCACTGCCATCGCCTCCGGAGGCGGCTGCCGGGGGTCAGTCGACAAACATAAGCCCCTGCTCCTCATCCCATCATCTGAGcccaccctcctcctccttccctagCCCTGTCCCTTCCTACCATGCCAGCCCATCATCGTCCTCCTTCCCGAGCCCCACCCGTATCGAGAATTCCAACCCTGGTGTCAACCCCTCCTATCTCCTTCCCTTCCTCCGGAACCTCTCCACCCTCCCGCCTCTCCGTATCTCCAACAGCGCCCCTGTTACCCCGCCGCTCTCCTCGCCGACTGCCTCCCGCCCTCCGAAAATCAGGAAACCGGACTGGGACTATGCTGCATTCCGCCATCCTTTGTTTGCTGCTTCTGCCCCTGCTAGCCCCACACGGGGTCGCCACCATGGGCACCCTGCCACCATACCGGAGTGCGACGAGTCTGATGCTTCCACTGTTGATTCTGGACGGTGGGTCAGCTTCCAAATGACAGCCCCGGCATCGCCGACCTTCAACCTTGTTAACCCGGTCGCCCAAATGCCAGAGACCGTAGTGGGccctggaggaggaggaatgtCTGATAGGGGACGAGGTGGTGTGGAGTTTGAATTCGGGAACGGGAGGGTGAAGCCTTGGGTGGGGGAGAGAATTCACGAGGTTGGGGTGGAGGATCTTGAGCTCACATTAGGAGTGGGAAGCAGTGGATCCAAGTGA